The Microbulbifer sp. YPW1 genome contains the following window.
TTGGCGTATTCGAGGAAGAAACCGCCCATTTCCGGGAAGAAGAACACCACCACACAGAATGCGAACAGGAATACCGCGATACCAACCAGGTCGTGCACGGTGTAGTACGGATGGAAGGCAACGCCGTCCAGCGGCACACCGTTTTCATCCTTGTTCTTTTTGATCTCGATGCCGTCCGGGTTGTTGGAACCCACTTCGTGCAGCGCCAGGATGTGCAGCACAACCAGCAGCACCAGCACCAGAGGCAGCGCGATCACGTGCAATGAGAAGAAGCGTGTCAGGGTAATACCGGAGATCAGGTAGTCACCGCGAATCCACTGCACCAGGTCTTCACCAATGCCGGGAATGGCACCGAACAGCGACACGATTACCTGTGCACCCCAGTAGGACATCTGGCCCCACGGCAGTACGTAGCCCATGAAGGCTTCCGCCATCAGGACCAGGTAAATACACATGCCGAAGATCCACACCAGCTCGCGCGGCGGCTTGTAAGAGCCGTACATCAGGCCGCGGAACATATGCAGGTAGACCACCACGAAAAACGCCGAGGCGCCGGTGGAGTGCAGGTAGCGGATAATCCACCCCATCTCGACATCGCGCATGATGTACTCGACGGAAGCGAAAGCCCCTTCAGCGGAAGGGTTGTAGCTCATGACCAGCCAGATACCGGTCAGCAGCTGGTTCACCAGTACCAGCATCGACAGTACGCCGAAGAAGTACCAGAGGTTGAAGTTCTTGGGCGCGTAGTACTTGCCCATGTGGGTATCCCACGCGCGATAGATCGGCAGGCGCTGATCGACCCAATCACCCAATGCGGTTAACCAGTTCATGCGGCGCCCTCCTGATCCACACCAATTACGATGACGTCGTCACTTTCATAGGAGTACGGCGGTACATCCAGGTTGGTCGGGGCAGGAACGCCCTTGTACACACGGCCGGCCAAATCGTATTTGGAACCGTGGCACGGGCAGAAGAAACCACCCATCCACTCGCTGCCGCCCAGGTCTGCAGCACCCACTTCCGGGCGATACATCGGCGCACAACCCAGGTGGGTACATAGACCTACCAGAACCAGGGTCTGGGCCTTGATGGCGCGATTTTCAGGATCGACGTAAGCAGGCTGGTTGGATTCAGCTGACTGGGGATCGCGCAGTAACGGATCCACTTTGACGAGGTTGTCCAGGGACTCCTGGGTCCGGCGCACCACGTACACCGGCTTGCCGCGCCACTCGACGGTGACCATCTGGCCCGGCTCCAGTTTGCTGATATTGTATTTGACTGGCGCGCCGGCAGCTTTTGCCTTGGCGCTCGGATTCCAGGAGGCGACAAAAGGTACAGCGACTCCGACCGCGCCTGCACCACCTACAACCGAGGTGGCAGCGGTCAGAAATCTGCGACGCCCCACATTTACACCGTCATCACTCATGACGTAGTTCTCCCATCACAGCGCCCCGCATAACCTGCATCAACGCAAGCCCGAGGCTGACTGGCCCAAACCCAAAAATTCCGGAAACCTTCTGCGATAAATCTGTCTGGCCAGCATGTGCGGTGACTCAGGGTAACCCGCATATGGCAGCGACGGTGCAGCCCCAACGGTTCAATACCAGAGAGAACAGAGCACCCGCACAGCGGTAATTGAACCACCACTGCAAATCAGCGACTTAAATCAGAAACTCCCCTACAACTGGCCCGCTCGCTTGACCATAGAACAAAGTAGCCAAACCCCAAGTGCAAGCGGATAGAAATTCGCGCAATGTTAAAGAAAATGCCAAACCTATACAAGGCGAAACCGGAAGGGAACATCGGTAACCCTGCGGCGAACTGGCGGAATTTTAAACAGATACAGCCTGCAACATACCGCGCGGAATGCATTGCAGACAAAAAAAAGCCCGGCATTTGCCGGGCCAAAAAATAAAGTAATTCTCGCTTAACGCTTGGAGAATTGCGGCTTCTTACGCGCTTTGCGCAGACCGACTTTCTTACGCTCAACGGCACGCGCATCGCGAGTCACGTAACCGGCTGCACGCAGCGGCTGACGCAGGGACTCGTCGTACTGCATCAGAGCGCGGGTCAGGCCGTGACGGATAGCACCCGCCTGACCGAAGGAACCGCCGCCCTTCACGGTGACATTGATGTCAAATTTTTCGACCATGTCGACCATTTCCAGCGGCTGACGCACGATCATGCGCGCCACTTCGCGGCCGAAGTATTCGTCCAGGGTACGACCGTTTACGCTAATTTTACCTTCACCCTGCTGAATGAATACACGAGCAGTTGAGGTCTTGCGACGGCCGGTACCGTAATATTGAGTAGTTGCCATGAGAATGCTTTCCGTTTAGATCGACAGTTCAATCGGCTGCTGCGCCGCATGAGGATGTTCGCTACCCTTGTACACCTTCAGTTTCTTGAACATGGCGCGACCCAGAGGGCCTTTCGGGAGCATGCCTTTAACCGCACTTTGAATAGTGCGCTCAGGCGCCTTGTCGATCAGCTTCTCAAAGCTGATGGATTTAAGACCACCAGGGTAGCCGGAGTGGCTGTGGTAGATCTTGTCTTTGGCCTTGTTGCCGGTCACGCGGACCTTCTCGGCATTGATCACAACGATGTAATCGCCGGTGTCCACGTGGGGCGTGTATTCAGGCTTGTGCTTGCCGCGCAGGCGGTGAGCAATCTCGGCGGAAATACGGCCGAGAGTCTTATCCGCAGCGTCAACAATATACCAGTCGCGAGTTACCGCTTCCGGCTTGGCACTGTAAGTCTTCATGTTATAAAACACCTGTATATGGCCCCGGGAAT
Protein-coding sequences here:
- the rpsI gene encoding 30S ribosomal protein S9, giving the protein MATTQYYGTGRRKTSTARVFIQQGEGKISVNGRTLDEYFGREVARMIVRQPLEMVDMVEKFDINVTVKGGGSFGQAGAIRHGLTRALMQYDESLRQPLRAAGYVTRDARAVERKKVGLRKARKKPQFSKR
- the rplM gene encoding 50S ribosomal protein L13, whose translation is MKTYSAKPEAVTRDWYIVDAADKTLGRISAEIAHRLRGKHKPEYTPHVDTGDYIVVINAEKVRVTGNKAKDKIYHSHSGYPGGLKSISFEKLIDKAPERTIQSAVKGMLPKGPLGRAMFKKLKVYKGSEHPHAAQQPIELSI
- the petA gene encoding ubiquinol-cytochrome c reductase iron-sulfur subunit produces the protein MSDDGVNVGRRRFLTAATSVVGGAGAVGVAVPFVASWNPSAKAKAAGAPVKYNISKLEPGQMVTVEWRGKPVYVVRRTQESLDNLVKVDPLLRDPQSAESNQPAYVDPENRAIKAQTLVLVGLCTHLGCAPMYRPEVGAADLGGSEWMGGFFCPCHGSKYDLAGRVYKGVPAPTNLDVPPYSYESDDVIVIGVDQEGAA